Proteins co-encoded in one Bemisia tabaci chromosome 9, PGI_BMITA_v3 genomic window:
- the LOC109044087 gene encoding esterase E4-like, giving the protein MQDAVPKQSFDGVFDATKDGPVCVQRESIKFGDEIIVIGEEDCLTINVYTPACPQATNPPSNNSLPVFVLFHFGSWVEGSNREAIYGPEFLLNRDVVLAVPNYRLDAIGFLNTGDNVTIGNYGFRDQVLALQWVQDNIAAFGGDPSRVTLIGESSGGSAATLHLMSPLSKGLFAYVIAMSGSALSPLSFTERPVAANATQRLAELVGCPVCPSEDLTNCMRNVPAETLILAQVNLTSDRFPPFVQLYFLPTLDYDYLANPTFPFDPRIADMTEPIPLMTGSITNDGLFYLSAVYNIPGFEELIYKYYKYFLARLMDLGHLFPMYAIPTVMDRVYSRYFQDQPLSRDYQSNLKQMFTDYDFFITTAIPALRHAKIGAPTWYYVYDYETEVSFNDLLFDPSISNTLDKPGHLDNLLTLFPMPEYFPNRTYSDAEIEFIRNRVDLWVTFAATG; this is encoded by the exons atgcag GATGCGGTACCAAAACAGTCGTTTGATGGTGTTTTCGACGCTACGAAAGATGGTCCTGTGTGCGTTCAAAGAGAAAGTATAAAATTCGGCGATGAAATCATTGTCATTGGTGAGGAGGACTGTCTCACGATCAACGTATATACACCCGCT TGTCCTCAGGCGACGAATCCACCATCTAATAATTCGTTGCCAGTTTTCGTGCTTTTTCATTTCGGCTCCTGGGTCGAGGGATCCAATCGCGAGGCCATCTACGGACCGGAATTCCTGTTGAATCGCGACGTAGTCTTAGCAGTGCCTAATTATCGCCTTGATGCTATCG GATTCCTTAACACTGGCGACAATGTCACTATCGGGAATTACGGATTCAGGGACCAAGTTTTGGCCTTACAATGGGTGCAAGATAACATTGCTGCTTTCGGTGGGGACCCGAGTCGGGTCACCCTCATTGGCGAGTCCTCCGGGGGCTCAGCTGCTACGTTGCACTTAATGTCACCACTCAGTAAAG GATTATTTGCGTACGTGATCGCAATGTCTGGGAGCGCATTGTCCCCTTTATCCTTCACAGAGAGGCCAGTCGCCGCAAACGCGACACAACGGCTCGCTGAGTTGGTTGGATGTCCAGTTTGCCCCTCAGAAGATCTTACTAACTGCATGCGAAACGTACCTGCTGAAACGCTTATCCTAGCGCAAGTTAATTTGACTTCA GATAGGTTTCCACCATTCGTTCAACTATATTTTCTTCCAACGTTGGACTACGATTACTTGGCCAACCCGACGTTCCCGTTCGATCCGAGGATAGCTGATATGACAGAACCTATACCGCTGATGACAGGGAGCATCACAAATGATGGCCTCTTCTATTTATCAG CTGTCTACAATATCCCGGGGTTCGAGGAGCTCATTTACAAATATTACAAGTACTTTTTGGCGAGACTAATGGATCTTGGGCATCTTTTCCCGATGTACGCCATTCCAACCGTCATGGACCGGGTTTACAGTCGCTATTTCCAAGATCAACCACTCTCAAGGGACTACCAATCGAACCTCAAGCAA ATGTTTACAGACTATGACTTCTTCATAACGACTGCAATTCCAGCCTTGAGGCACGCAAAAATTGGAGCTCCGACTTGGTATTACGTTTACGACTACGAAACGGAAGTATCTTTCAACGATCTCCTATTCGATCCGAGTATCAGTAACACTCTAG ataaaccGGGGCATCTTGATAATCTTTTGACATTATTTCCGATGCCCGAGTACTTCCCAAACAGGACATACTCGGATGCAGAAATAGAATTCATCAGGAATCGTGTGGATTTATGGGTAACTTTTGCCGCCACTGGGTAA